A segment of the Bacillus pseudomycoides genome:
AATAACCCAGCTGACCGCGATCATTGCTTGCAATATATTACGGCAATCGGTCTGTTAAAAGGTGATATCGTTGCAGACGACTATGAGGATGAAGTAGCTGCTGATTCTCGTGTAGATGAATTACGAAACAAGATGGTTGTTGTTGAAAATAAACAATACAGTTTAGATTACCTAGATCCGAACAAGCGCTCAATCGCCAACGCTGTTCAAGTTCATTTTAAAGATGGCACAGTAACAGAAAACGTAGAGTGTGAATATCCATTAGGTCATCGTTTCCGTAGAGATGAAGCAATTCCAAAAGTTGTTCAAAAGTTCTCTGCAAATATGGCTGTACATTATTCAAGTAAACAACAAGAAAAAATTCATGAAGCTTGTTTGAATGAAGAAAAACTAGAAAATATGAACGTAAATGAATTTGTAGACCTTTTCTTAATATAAAATAGGGGGAATAAGAATGGCTTGGGTTGTGAATAAACAGTCAACACAAGAAGAGCTTGCTAATCGATTCCGAGCTTTAGTAGAAGCACCTGAAATTTTACAAATCCCTGGCGCACATGATGCAATGGCTGCTCTTGTTGCAAAAAACACTGGATTTTCAGCTCTTTATTTATCAGGAGCTGCCTATACAGCAAGCAAAGGATTGCCGGACTTAGGAATTGTAACGTCTACTGAAGTAGCTGAACGAGCAAGAGATCTTGTTAGAGCGACGGATTTACCTCTTCTTGTTGATATTGATACAGGATTTGGCGGAGTATTAAACGTAGCAAGAACTGCTGTAGAAATGCTAGAAGCGAATGTAGCGGCTGTTCAAATTGAAGATCAACAATTACCGAAGAAATGTGGACATTTAAATGGGAAAAAGCTTGTTTCTACTGAGGAATTAGTGCAAAAGATTAAAGCGATTAAAGAAGTAGCACCAACACTTGTTGTTGTAGCACGTACAGATGCTCGTGGTGTAGAAGGATTGGATGCAGCAATCGAACGAGCAATTGCTTATGTAGAAGCAGGCGCAGATGCTATTTTCCCGGAAGCGCTTCAATCTGAGGAAGAATTCCGTCTATTTAACAGCAAAGTAAATGTTCCTTTACTTGCGAACATGACTGAGTTTGGGAAAACACCATACTATAGTGCGGAAGAATTTGCAAATATGGGTTTCCAAATGGTAATTTATCCAGTTACATCACTTCGCGTTGCAGCAAAAGCATATGAGCGTGTATTTACTCTTATTAAAGAAACAGGCTCACAAAAAGAAGGGCTATCTAATATGCAAACGAGAAGTGAACTATATGAAACGATTTCATATCA
Coding sequences within it:
- the prpB gene encoding methylisocitrate lyase, with protein sequence MAWVVNKQSTQEELANRFRALVEAPEILQIPGAHDAMAALVAKNTGFSALYLSGAAYTASKGLPDLGIVTSTEVAERARDLVRATDLPLLVDIDTGFGGVLNVARTAVEMLEANVAAVQIEDQQLPKKCGHLNGKKLVSTEELVQKIKAIKEVAPTLVVVARTDARGVEGLDAAIERAIAYVEAGADAIFPEALQSEEEFRLFNSKVNVPLLANMTEFGKTPYYSAEEFANMGFQMVIYPVTSLRVAAKAYERVFTLIKETGSQKEGLSNMQTRSELYETISYHDFEELDNGIAKTVLSEDQ